One Uloborus diversus isolate 005 chromosome 7, Udiv.v.3.1, whole genome shotgun sequence genomic window, ACCAACTTAGGCAATTTCCATTGTCCGTCCTGAGTCACCTCAATAATCTTCAGTGGCTCAATCTACAAGGAAACCACATTGAAGATATCCATGGTGTCAAGTGGTCTCACCTCAACAGCAGAGTAACGTTGAATACCTTGTTTCTGGGGTCCAACTACATCGCAAGCATTCAGGAAGGTGCCTTCGTGAAACTCATCAACCTTAATGTCTTGGATCTGGACGGAAATTTCATCCACGATGTTGGAAGTCACTGTTTCCCCCACTCCCTTCGATCACTGTCTCTTGCCAATAATATTCTGAAAAAAGTGCCTCTGCATTCTATTTATGCTCTAAAAAATTTGCGGTTCCTTGACATATCCGGAAATCTTTTCCACAGACTACCTTGTCCTTTCCATCTGCATGTAACCCACTTGGACAAAATGGACCTCAGCAATAACCTGCTGACCCATATCACCGAATGTGTTTTCAACGGATCATTCACCATTAAAGAACTTCATCTTGATTTCAATTTCATACGTAGCTTATCAGCTAGAAGTTTTAAAGGAACAAAACTCGAAAGATTAATGTTAGCAAATAATCGTATAAGTAACATCCATTCTGATGCTTTTGCAGGTTTGGAAACTACATTGACGActttagatttaagttttaacttgATGGAACAGTTTCCAACTGCTGTTAACGATCTCAATGCCTTGTTGTACTTGTCGTTAAAATCGAACTTATTAAAAGGCCTCGGTAGAGGAGATTTACACGGCTCTAGGAACAGCTTAGAAATTTTGGACCTATCTGGTAACATGTTGCAGCATGTTCCTAAAAATACATTAAAGCCTTTGACAAAGCTCATGCGCCTCAGTTTACAGGATAACCGGATTCAGAAAGTTTACCGTGACGATTTCGAAGGATGGGGACAAAGCTTAACAACACTGAGTTTAGCAAACAACAAAATGACGTATTTATCTGGAGGTGCTTTTGCTCATCTCACGAAGCTGAAAGAGCTAAAATTGTCTTTCAACAATTTGATGTACTTAGATCAAAATGTATTTTCGCCTCTTAGAAAAACTTTGGAAGTACTTGATTTAAGCTCGGCGTTTTCTCAATCCAACCATCCTTTGGAGTTGTTCATCAGTAGTTTGAGTCATCTTGAGTGGCTGCAGTTGGATCATAATAACATATCTAGATTATCTTCCACGAGCGTCAATGCATTATCTAAACTGCGTCATTTAGATATTAGCAACAATGAAATGGTAGACATTTCTCCGGATTTTTTTGTAGCCTCAAAGCATACGTATCTTAGTGCCGTCCACATCAGTAATAATGATTTAAAGCTCATCGAAAGTGGtacatttgataatattttacatttgtCAACTGTTGTTTTATTTGGGAACAAAATTTCCAACATTGAAAGCTATTCATTTAACAACTGCAAATATCTGCACACTCTAGTAATATCTAATAATGAACTAGTATCAATAGGAAGTTCAGCGTTCAGCAACCTTACACGATTGTCGAACCTCTTCCTTCAAGATAATCGTTTAGAgtcattttcatttgaaatgatTCAAGGCGAAACACCTCCGCTATACTTGAACCTTTCAAACAATGCCATAAAATACTTAGCTAACGTAAACGATTCAATGCCAACGTACGCAAAAGTACGAATTCTAGATTTAACATGCAATCAAATTTCTGTGATACCCGATTGTTTCTTTGAAACTATATCAAGATATttgcttcatttatttttgtcCAATAATTTCATTTCTGCTCTTCCACCAGTTGAGTTGTCAAGTTTACAAGTCTTGCATCTGTCTTTCAATGACTTCCGGAGCTTGAACTCGTCTGATTTGGTGTGCTGTCCAAATGTTCAAATTCTGAAACTTGATCATAACAACATATCATATGTAGACGCTGACACATTCAGACATATGAAGCACTTGCGAATCCTAGATCTTAGTTATAATGCTATCTCAGAAgtagatgaaaatatattttcatctacAAGCCTGGAAAGATTGAACTTTTCGAAAAACTATTTCACTCAAACGCCAACAAGAAGCTTGGCCTCAGTCCGAGATACTTTAAGACACTTGGATCTATCTTTGAACCTCATCGAGAATATATCTGTTGACAGTTTTTCGAGACTTAACAAACTTCAAGCCTTGAATTTGTCTTCCAACCACATATCTTTCCTTCATGAAAAGAGCTTTCACCATTTGAACAATTTACTGGAGTTGGACTTATCACATAACCCCTTAAAAGCAATTGCAAATGACGAACCTTTCAGTTCTCTAACCACATTATCGTCTCTACACATGCGTAATACTAGTCTCATATCCATAACCTCTCTACCACTGCCGCAGCTAAAGTACTTAGATCTAAAGGATAACTACATTTACAATCTATCTCAAGAAGTATTCAGCATAACTGATCACATTCATTATTTGGATTTGTCCGGAAACTTGCTGCAAGATGTTCCGCTGCATTTGTGGAGAAAAACTAAGAAGTTGGTTTCTTTAGACATATCCCGCAATCCGGTTGAAGTCTTAGGCGTCAATAGCTTTTCTGGATTGGAAAAGTTACAACATTTGGACATCAGTGGATTGTTGCTCAAAAGGTTGGATCCTAGAACACTTTATAATTTGAAGTAAGTTTCATTGTTTTGATCTCAATCATACTGCATTATCGTTTTTTGTAGCTGAACACTCAATTCTTACTAAGTCATAATTGTTGTCTTTTATTTCATTAActcaaatatttcatcagagttgcttttaaattttaaatgctcaCTATTATGGGAGGGGGAACTCACTTACTCCATAGTGAGCGGACCCTTTTGCTCCTTATAGCGAAAatttatggggtaagtgggaccacTTCTCTTAAAGagttatattaatattattttattaaaaaattcttgttgcagtatgcactttaagttaaactatacatgaaagtctaatgatcataaaaaataataataactaaacggggggggggggaattctacAAAACCCAAATGTATGCAAAACCAATCAGTGTGATGAACTATGACATtatcaatgtaaaaaaagtacaaaaatcatctgcatatttcagttttaggagAATGATTCACTTACTCCAGTGATCCACTTCCCGCAACCAACCCAAATTAAAACGTAAACTAATAAGCAAAACGTACGAAGGTTTGGTTTATAAGTTAAGTGTGCCGTACAAAGACCCATTAAAGGTCAAGGCTTTATATCTCACTTATTTATGATTAAGTTGGCTCCATTTTTTACGCATTGACCAGgtaactcaaaaaaataaataacgaaataaatccatgagaaaatgtaagttttaattagGTTTTTCCGCAGTTTTAACATCAAAGAAAGGCAATTATATAATATAAGAAACATGACTTTCAAGGCCAACTCTGGGCAAGAAATACATGTTAAACCACATTTgaatcagtgagaagcaaagggatgtaaagggacattttcaagttttgagtaaaacgactttTAAGATAACATCCTACGTAGGTTGAATAAgtcattgaaattgttttctaaatcatgttatacagcagcacttactagtactatctctttccttaagacagaggaggggttgacctaccatttgtactggttatctccaaatttttaattttttcacttacatccctttgcttctcactgcctcatttgatgaactcaaaaacattatcagaaattccatgtttacttcaataaaaagaagaaacatcACTCGTTACATTCGGGAGTTGATAATTCATTACGTTTTGTTATTTGGACACACTCCTGCACACCTTTCGCGCACATACttgcagcatatgcagcacaggatAGTCCTCCTCTCGATACTCCGGACTTCTAATAAGGCTAGCCATGGCCTTATTACCCACAATAtacttttctaggttatcaaatcaATGGAAAAAATGTCCGTatgcaacatttttcttttaaaattcgtcaAGAGGAGGAgagttttatttgtttacatgGCCTAAATAATGATTGGCGCATCCACCTTATACAAGACAAATTTATTATGTCTTTGATTAAGCTGTTGGATTTCACTGCCGTGTAAAGTTAGAGgtcagtaactgcatttttttcccttcatcaCATATTGTTttttagctttactgtacaaactTATTAttaggtttccgctgaaaataaaacacgaaaaaagcGTCAAATTTCAAAGATTTCCTGTCGTTGGTATGgaatctaaaatgcatttcttcagATATCTTAGAAACTCATTTCcacagatactgccctttactttcCATGGCAGTATACTtccaatagtttttaaaaaaactttaaaatattacttaagttAATAAcaaaagttcttttatttttattaaaaagagatTGATTCTTTCAATTAAAGTccgcataaatatatatatatacagtggctcctaaaagaGTTCGTACATCTGCGACTTTCattgaaataggaccctatccattggtaagaactaatatttcggaataaatatttaattataagagctatgatcaattttcaacaaaactacatgaatttttttaaaaaaatattaaaacttaatttcataaaaattaaaaaccaaaaagtgccagaaattttagGTCAAAAAAGTCTTcgtatacttttaaaaatgtctatatattattgaataatctaactttttattaagttattatt contains:
- the LOC129225921 gene encoding chaoptin-like, whose product is MAILLSTLTIIILGLYGIHCNEVCSFNRLCTCRRSHHEVICRGVPFSAFPNLPTETIYQVTMIRTGLEVLPSKSFEGTSVASLHLMQNNIIILSPGAFNGLENILTTLDLSHNQLRQFPLSVLSHLNNLQWLNLQGNHIEDIHGVKWSHLNSRVTLNTLFLGSNYIASIQEGAFVKLINLNVLDLDGNFIHDVGSHCFPHSLRSLSLANNILKKVPLHSIYALKNLRFLDISGNLFHRLPCPFHLHVTHLDKMDLSNNLLTHITECVFNGSFTIKELHLDFNFIRSLSARSFKGTKLERLMLANNRISNIHSDAFAGLETTLTTLDLSFNLMEQFPTAVNDLNALLYLSLKSNLLKGLGRGDLHGSRNSLEILDLSGNMLQHVPKNTLKPLTKLMRLSLQDNRIQKVYRDDFEGWGQSLTTLSLANNKMTYLSGGAFAHLTKLKELKLSFNNLMYLDQNVFSPLRKTLEVLDLSSAFSQSNHPLELFISSLSHLEWLQLDHNNISRLSSTSVNALSKLRHLDISNNEMVDISPDFFVASKHTYLSAVHISNNDLKLIESGTFDNILHLSTVVLFGNKISNIESYSFNNCKYLHTLVISNNELVSIGSSAFSNLTRLSNLFLQDNRLESFSFEMIQGETPPLYLNLSNNAIKYLANVNDSMPTYAKVRILDLTCNQISVIPDCFFETISRYLLHLFLSNNFISALPPVELSSLQVLHLSFNDFRSLNSSDLVCCPNVQILKLDHNNISYVDADTFRHMKHLRILDLSYNAISEVDENIFSSTSLERLNFSKNYFTQTPTRSLASVRDTLRHLDLSLNLIENISVDSFSRLNKLQALNLSSNHISFLHEKSFHHLNNLLELDLSHNPLKAIANDEPFSSLTTLSSLHMRNTSLISITSLPLPQLKYLDLKDNYIYNLSQEVFSITDHIHYLDLSGNLLQDVPLHLWRKTKKLVSLDISRNPVEVLGVNSFSGLEKLQHLDISGLLLKRLDPRTLYNLKFLITVKTDSYASVRSFRLQDLLSQAPALRKVTINVEESTLSHQVQGAFGTKLRELVITGLNLQRILPDAFSGLSTHELTIRICGTTVNKFPDGLLRYLPDVRYLTLDLRNNQLATMGPGVLAAIARDGPDVLQTQHISGGVLLEDNPWNCSCELLWLGRWLRRWLRETFHVHMLNVEAALYVNSVSRKATCSVTGTNISLAIVELRSTDVDCEVKVNRSSHLLINYVNPLIVVMVALSSSYFYFAQIWTELNTYLIR